One genomic region from Solwaraspora sp. WMMD792 encodes:
- a CDS encoding ABC transporter ATP-binding protein, whose amino-acid sequence MTLIATDALTKTYGGRVTALADLTVEVQPGIVGLVGANGAGKSTLIKILLGLLAPTSGQARVLGLNPTTDADAVRARVGYMPENDCLPPDLSAAEFVTHLGRISGLPRAAARERASEALRHVGLYEERYRQIGGYSTGMKQRVKLAQALVHDPDLLLLDEPTNGLDPAGRDAMLALVHRIGAEFGISVLVCSHLLGEVERICDSLIAIDGGRLLRSAQLSDMTTASDVLAIEVSEGTEALAARLAAADLPVSREGQLLLVPAETGSDVYDRILTAVVELDLPLHRLDQRRHRVAELFATTEDSRVNV is encoded by the coding sequence GTGACTCTCATCGCAACCGATGCGCTGACCAAGACGTACGGCGGGCGGGTGACGGCCCTGGCCGACCTGACCGTCGAGGTCCAGCCCGGCATCGTCGGCCTTGTCGGGGCCAACGGCGCCGGCAAGTCGACCCTGATCAAGATCCTGCTCGGCCTGCTCGCCCCGACCAGCGGACAGGCCCGGGTGCTCGGACTGAACCCCACCACCGACGCCGACGCGGTCCGCGCCCGGGTCGGCTACATGCCGGAGAACGACTGCCTGCCGCCGGACCTCAGCGCCGCCGAATTCGTCACCCACCTGGGGCGGATCAGCGGTCTGCCGCGCGCGGCGGCCCGGGAACGGGCCTCCGAGGCGCTGCGCCACGTCGGGCTCTACGAGGAGCGCTACCGGCAGATCGGCGGCTACTCCACCGGCATGAAGCAGCGGGTCAAGCTGGCCCAGGCGCTGGTGCACGACCCCGACCTGCTGCTGCTGGACGAGCCGACCAACGGCCTGGACCCGGCCGGCCGGGACGCCATGCTGGCCCTGGTGCACCGGATCGGCGCCGAGTTCGGCATCTCGGTGCTGGTCTGCTCGCACCTGCTCGGCGAGGTGGAACGGATCTGCGACTCGCTGATCGCCATCGACGGCGGCCGGCTGCTGCGTTCCGCCCAGCTCTCCGACATGACCACCGCCAGTGACGTGCTGGCGATCGAGGTCAGCGAGGGCACCGAGGCGCTGGCCGCCCGGCTGGCCGCGGCCGACCTGCCGGTCAGCCGGGAAGGTCAGCTGCTGCTGGTGCCCGCCGAGACCGGCTCCGACGTGTACGACCGGATCCTCACCGCGGTCGTCGAACTCGACCTGCCGCTGCACCGGCTCGACCAGCGCCGGCACCGGGTCGCCGAACTCTTCGCCACCACGGAGGACTCCCGTGTCAACGTCTGA
- a CDS encoding ABC transporter permease produces the protein MHDIGYQRYTGARLGRRHVVGALYAHSLRTAFGLGRSAKAKIFPWFIVGVVVAAAAGLVAVRAQIGQVLLSYAQFADTMSWLVIFFVAVVAPELVSRDLGSGVLPLYFSRPLRLVDYPLAKFAALATAVFMLLGAPQLVMFLGGAFTTDAGWSGVWDEVTDLAPGLAYAVLWAGVFSAIGLAVASVTGKRAFAAGGIVAVFLMTTPIGGVLSVLPSVTANQLAGLVAPSSLVQGTGIWLFRDALITEAGTGLDTGGFGPLYGLVTVVLIAGCIAALIARYRKAARR, from the coding sequence ATCCACGACATCGGCTACCAGCGCTACACCGGGGCCCGGCTCGGTCGCCGGCACGTCGTCGGCGCGCTCTACGCGCACAGCCTGCGTACCGCGTTCGGGCTCGGCCGCAGCGCCAAGGCCAAGATCTTCCCCTGGTTCATCGTCGGGGTGGTGGTCGCCGCCGCCGCCGGCCTGGTGGCCGTCCGCGCCCAGATCGGCCAGGTGCTGCTCAGCTACGCGCAGTTCGCCGACACGATGAGCTGGCTGGTGATCTTCTTCGTCGCGGTGGTCGCCCCCGAACTGGTCTCCCGCGACCTCGGCAGCGGTGTGCTGCCGCTGTACTTCTCCCGGCCGCTGCGGCTCGTCGACTACCCACTGGCCAAGTTCGCCGCCCTGGCCACCGCCGTGTTCATGCTGCTCGGCGCACCACAGCTGGTGATGTTCCTCGGCGGCGCGTTCACCACCGACGCCGGCTGGTCCGGGGTGTGGGACGAGGTCACCGACCTCGCCCCAGGCCTGGCGTACGCCGTGCTGTGGGCCGGTGTGTTCAGCGCCATCGGGCTGGCGGTCGCCTCAGTCACCGGCAAGCGGGCATTCGCCGCCGGTGGGATCGTCGCAGTCTTCCTGATGACCACCCCGATCGGCGGGGTGCTCTCGGTGCTGCCGTCGGTCACCGCCAACCAGCTCGCCGGTCTGGTCGCCCCGTCCAGCCTGGTGCAGGGCACCGGAATCTGGCTGTTCCGGGACGCGCTGATAACCGAAGCCGGCACCGGTCTGGACACCGGCGGCTTCGGCCCGCTGTACGGGCTGGTCACTGTCGTCCTGATCGCCGGCTGCATCGCCGCCCTGATCGCCCGCTACCGGAAGGCGGCCCGTCGATGA
- a CDS encoding ABC transporter ATP-binding protein, with translation MTTSTSTPSSTPAAAAPVTSGTGTAGTAGTAGRPAAIELAGVSRWYGNVVAVNDVSMALNAGVTGLLGPNGAGKTTLLHMMAGFLPPSRGTVTVDGEPTWRNPGVYHKLGLVSEREAVHGFLTAYEFVLASARLHGLPDPAAAARRAIELVEMTPAQDRRIGTYSKGMRQRTRVAAALVHDPTVLLLDEPFNGMDPRQRMHMMTLLHSLGDAGRTILFSSHILEEVEQVSGTVQVMVAGRLAASGDFRSIRRLMTNRPHVFAVQSSDDRALAVALLRHDSVTGVDLPKGGGITVRAGDYGSFTRALPRIALTEGIRVHRLLPSDESLESVFSYLVEA, from the coding sequence ATGACCACCTCGACCTCGACCCCGAGCTCCACCCCGGCCGCCGCGGCCCCGGTTACCTCCGGCACCGGCACCGCCGGCACCGCCGGCACCGCCGGCCGCCCCGCCGCGATCGAGCTCGCCGGGGTGTCCCGCTGGTACGGCAACGTCGTCGCGGTCAACGACGTCAGCATGGCCCTCAACGCCGGGGTCACCGGCCTGCTCGGCCCGAACGGCGCCGGCAAGACCACGCTGCTGCACATGATGGCCGGCTTCCTGCCGCCGTCGCGGGGCACCGTCACCGTCGACGGCGAACCGACCTGGCGCAACCCGGGCGTCTACCACAAACTCGGGCTGGTCAGCGAACGGGAGGCGGTGCACGGCTTCCTCACCGCGTACGAGTTCGTGCTGGCCAGCGCCCGGCTGCACGGGTTGCCCGACCCGGCTGCCGCCGCCCGGCGGGCGATCGAGCTGGTCGAGATGACACCGGCGCAGGACCGGCGGATCGGCACCTACTCCAAGGGGATGCGCCAGCGCACCCGGGTCGCCGCCGCGCTGGTGCACGACCCGACGGTGCTGCTGCTCGACGAGCCGTTCAACGGCATGGACCCGCGCCAGCGGATGCACATGATGACGCTGCTGCACTCGCTCGGCGACGCCGGCCGGACCATCCTGTTCAGCTCGCACATCCTGGAGGAGGTCGAGCAGGTCTCCGGCACCGTCCAGGTGATGGTCGCCGGCCGGCTGGCCGCCTCCGGCGACTTCCGCAGCATCCGGCGGCTGATGACCAACCGGCCGCACGTGTTCGCCGTACAGTCCAGCGACGACCGGGCCCTGGCGGTGGCGCTGCTGCGCCACGACTCGGTCACCGGCGTCGACCTGCCCAAGGGCGGTGGGATCACCGTACGCGCCGGCGACTACGGCAGCTTCACCCGCGCCCTGCCCCGGATCGCGCTCACCGAGGGGATCCGGGTGCACCGCCTGCTGCCGTCGGACGAATCCCTGGAGAGCGTCTTCTCCTACCTCGTGGAGGCCTGA
- a CDS encoding ABC transporter permease subunit codes for MWITARGLFGRRRFLLLLPLPVLVIALAVLCRWLGVAPGNWAQPVLIALGLAVVLPVVALIVGTGVLGSEIDDGTIVHVLSKPLPRWQIVLPKLVVAFGVTTLTVAVPLYVAGVLAESVRLGLALAAASAAGALAYSALFVALSLVTRRPVLLGLVYVLIWEGLLGNIVSGTQVLSVQQYVVTFADRMAATTLFDGQVSVTVSVIMTAVIAVLFTLLAIDRLRSFSVAGETS; via the coding sequence ATGTGGATCACCGCGCGCGGGCTGTTCGGCCGCCGCCGGTTCCTGCTTTTGCTGCCGCTGCCGGTGCTGGTGATCGCCCTCGCCGTGCTGTGCCGGTGGCTCGGCGTCGCGCCGGGCAACTGGGCCCAGCCGGTCCTGATCGCGCTCGGCCTGGCTGTGGTGCTGCCGGTGGTGGCGCTGATCGTCGGCACCGGGGTGCTCGGTTCGGAGATCGACGACGGCACCATCGTGCACGTACTCAGCAAGCCGCTGCCGCGCTGGCAGATCGTGCTGCCGAAGCTCGTCGTCGCGTTCGGCGTCACCACGCTGACCGTCGCGGTGCCGCTGTACGTCGCCGGGGTGCTCGCCGAATCGGTACGCCTCGGCCTCGCCCTGGCCGCCGCGAGCGCCGCCGGAGCGCTGGCCTACTCGGCGCTGTTCGTGGCGCTGAGCCTGGTCACCCGCCGTCCGGTGCTGCTCGGCCTGGTCTACGTGCTGATCTGGGAAGGGCTGCTGGGCAACATCGTCTCCGGCACCCAGGTGCTCTCCGTCCAGCAGTACGTGGTCACCTTCGCCGACCGGATGGCCGCCACGACCCTGTTCGACGGCCAGGTGTCGGTCACCGTATCGGTGATCATGACTGCGGTGATCGCGGTGCTGTTCACCCTGCTCGCCATCGACCGGCTCCGTTCGTTCAGCGTGGCCGGCGAGACCAGCTGA
- the ppc gene encoding phosphoenolpyruvate carboxylase, with translation MTELSANPMPDAQQLAATQPANAAQPDAAQANKAQAGNAQDGAAQAGNAKAGTVQTDAAGSGQDQDGPDAALRSDIRRLGTLLGQTLARQEGQPLLDLVEEIRTQVRSDAEAAAARLAAMDVTTGTKLARAFSTYFHLANITEQVHRARDLRRRRATEGGWLDKAATLISARGVSADEIAAAARRLAVRPVFTAHPTEAARRSILSKLRAVADELDVEMSEAVLYGASEHASASSRRLAELLDLLWQTDELRLDRPDPTDEARNAVYYLRDLYADAAPQVLDDLADTLRKLGVETSPTSRPLTFGSWIGGDRDGNPYVTPAVTRDVLMIQHEHGIQATDEAMDALINEVSVSRRLRGVSLDLSASLAKDLDALPEVAPRFRRTNAEEPYRLKARCVKAKLANTRLRLNRGTAHVPGRDYRGSDELLSDLELMRASLARNSGQLTAVGKLASAIRTVSAFGLHLATLDVREHAEAHHAVLAQMYARVGEVTDYNSLSRPERTKLLADELTGRRPLSSMDAPLTESARKTFNVFGTIREAQQRFGPEVVESYIISMTLGSDDVLAAAVLAREAGLVDVHNGLARVGFVPLLETPAELDSGGDLLDELLSLPAYRAIVAARGEVQEVMLGYSDSNKEAGITTSQWKIHRAQRALRDVAARHGVRLRLFHGRGGTVGRGGGPTHEAILAQPYGTLDGSIKVTEQGEVISDKYTIPALARENLELTVAAVLQATLLHTEPRQPLELLENWDAAMDVVSDSAFRCYRSLVEDPDLPAYFWAATPTELLGALNIGSRPAKRPNTGAGLGGLRAIPWVFGWTQSRQIVPGWFGVGSGLAAAREAGLSDVLGEMFEQWHFFRTFLSNVEMMLTKTDLGIARRYVETLVPGPLQPIFDKITEEYERTVREVLAITGSSSLLQNNNVLQRTLAVRDTYLEPLHHLQVALLRQYRDSGAATRTVATAPGARRAPSDNTALERALLTTVNGIAAGMRNTG, from the coding sequence GTGACTGAGCTGTCCGCAAACCCGATGCCCGACGCCCAGCAACTCGCCGCCACCCAACCCGCAAACGCCGCGCAACCCGACGCCGCGCAAGCCAACAAGGCCCAGGCCGGCAACGCGCAGGACGGTGCCGCCCAGGCCGGCAACGCGAAGGCCGGCACCGTGCAGACCGATGCTGCTGGCAGCGGTCAGGATCAGGACGGGCCGGACGCGGCGCTGCGGTCCGACATCCGCCGGCTCGGCACCCTGCTCGGCCAGACCCTGGCCCGGCAGGAGGGCCAGCCGCTGCTCGACCTGGTCGAGGAGATCCGTACCCAGGTACGCAGTGACGCCGAGGCCGCCGCGGCCCGGCTCGCCGCGATGGACGTCACCACGGGTACGAAGCTGGCCCGCGCCTTCTCCACCTACTTCCACCTGGCGAACATCACCGAGCAGGTGCACCGGGCCCGGGACCTGCGCCGCCGCCGGGCCACCGAGGGTGGCTGGCTGGACAAGGCCGCGACGTTGATCTCCGCTCGCGGGGTGTCGGCCGACGAGATCGCCGCTGCCGCCCGCCGGCTCGCGGTACGCCCGGTGTTCACCGCCCACCCGACCGAGGCGGCCCGCCGGTCGATCCTGTCGAAGCTGCGGGCGGTCGCCGACGAACTCGACGTGGAGATGTCCGAAGCGGTGCTGTACGGGGCCAGTGAGCACGCCTCGGCGAGCAGCCGCCGGCTGGCGGAGCTGCTGGATCTGCTCTGGCAGACCGACGAGTTGCGGCTGGACCGCCCGGACCCGACCGACGAAGCCCGTAACGCCGTCTACTACCTGCGTGACCTGTACGCCGACGCCGCCCCGCAGGTGCTCGACGATCTCGCTGACACGCTGCGCAAATTGGGCGTTGAAACTTCACCGACGTCGCGGCCGTTGACCTTCGGCAGCTGGATCGGCGGCGACCGGGACGGTAACCCGTACGTCACCCCGGCGGTGACCCGCGACGTGCTGATGATCCAGCACGAGCACGGCATCCAGGCCACCGACGAGGCAATGGACGCCCTGATCAACGAGGTGTCGGTGTCCCGGCGGCTGCGCGGGGTCTCGCTGGACCTGTCGGCCAGCCTGGCCAAGGACCTCGACGCGTTGCCGGAGGTGGCGCCCCGGTTCCGGCGCACCAACGCGGAGGAGCCGTACCGGCTGAAGGCCCGGTGCGTGAAGGCGAAGCTGGCGAACACCCGGCTGCGACTCAACCGGGGCACCGCGCACGTGCCGGGCCGCGACTACCGTGGCTCCGACGAGCTGTTGTCCGATCTGGAGCTGATGCGGGCGTCGTTGGCCCGCAACTCGGGTCAGCTGACCGCGGTCGGCAAGCTGGCGTCGGCGATCCGTACGGTGTCGGCGTTCGGTCTGCACCTGGCGACGCTGGACGTGCGCGAGCATGCCGAGGCGCACCACGCGGTGCTGGCCCAGATGTACGCCCGGGTCGGCGAAGTGACCGACTACAACTCGTTGAGCCGCCCCGAGCGGACGAAGCTGCTGGCCGACGAGCTGACCGGCCGCCGCCCGCTGTCCAGCATGGACGCTCCGCTGACCGAGTCGGCGCGCAAGACGTTCAACGTCTTCGGCACGATCCGCGAGGCGCAGCAGCGGTTCGGTCCGGAGGTCGTCGAGTCGTACATCATCTCGATGACGTTGGGCAGTGACGACGTGCTGGCCGCCGCGGTACTGGCCCGCGAGGCCGGCCTGGTCGACGTGCACAACGGGCTGGCCCGGGTCGGTTTCGTGCCGCTGCTGGAGACCCCGGCCGAGCTGGATTCCGGTGGCGACCTGCTCGACGAGCTGCTGTCGCTGCCGGCGTACCGGGCGATCGTTGCCGCGCGCGGCGAGGTGCAGGAGGTGATGCTGGGCTACTCCGACTCCAACAAGGAGGCCGGCATCACCACCAGCCAGTGGAAGATCCACCGGGCGCAGCGGGCGCTGCGGGACGTGGCGGCCCGGCACGGCGTACGCCTGCGGTTGTTCCACGGCCGAGGCGGCACCGTCGGCCGGGGCGGTGGGCCGACGCACGAGGCGATTCTGGCCCAGCCGTACGGCACCCTGGACGGTTCGATCAAGGTGACCGAGCAGGGCGAGGTGATCTCCGACAAGTACACGATCCCCGCCCTGGCCCGGGAGAACCTGGAGCTGACCGTGGCGGCGGTGCTGCAGGCGACGCTGCTGCACACCGAGCCGCGCCAGCCGCTGGAGCTGCTGGAAAACTGGGACGCGGCGATGGACGTGGTGTCCGACTCGGCGTTCCGCTGCTATCGCTCGCTGGTCGAGGACCCGGACCTGCCGGCGTACTTCTGGGCGGCGACCCCGACCGAGTTGCTGGGCGCGCTCAACATCGGCTCCCGGCCGGCGAAGCGGCCGAACACCGGCGCCGGGCTTGGCGGGCTGCGGGCGATTCCGTGGGTGTTCGGCTGGACCCAGTCGCGGCAGATCGTGCCCGGCTGGTTCGGGGTCGGCTCCGGGCTGGCCGCCGCCCGTGAGGCCGGCCTGTCCGACGTGCTCGGCGAGATGTTCGAGCAGTGGCACTTCTTCCGCACGTTCCTGTCGAACGTCGAGATGATGCTGACCAAGACCGACCTGGGCATCGCGCGGCGCTACGTGGAGACGCTGGTGCCGGGTCCGCTGCAGCCGATCTTCGACAAGATCACCGAGGAGTACGAGCGGACGGTACGCGAGGTGCTGGCGATCACCGGGTCGTCGAGCCTGCTGCAGAACAACAACGTGCTGCAGCGCACCCTCGCGGTCCGGGACACCTACCTGGAGCCGCTGCACCACCTGCAGGTGGCGTTGCTGCGGCAGTACCGCGACTCGGGGGCGGCGACCCGGACGGTGGCGACCGCGCCGGGTGCCCGGCGGGCGCCGAGCGACAACACCGCGCTGGAGCGGGCCCTGCTGACCACGGTCAACGGCATCGCCGCCGGCATGCGCAACACGGGCTGA
- a CDS encoding DUF559 domain-containing protein, with product MSVAARVPRELRFAPFSGSRAVAAGLATWQMLRGPAWQRLLPDVYVEAAAFDPDDHRMWCEAVAVKLPVGGAISGLSAAYLWGVGLLPRRSPVHVTLPRSARLGAHPRLAVSRRALDPTDITVSFGGIALTTEIRTAFDLGRLLPRADALAALDAMLHRRLLRAEALTGYLDTNTGGRGIAQLRELVTLAEPLAESPMESRLRLVLHDAGLPRPTVQYEVRRPAQQARPPQARPQRHTTSRRQASDGAGRGRLIARVDLAYPQWRIAIEYEGDHHRERATFRRDVGRYNALRAAGWLVLRFTADDVLRQSGQLARMVRQAIAEQRQ from the coding sequence ATGTCTGTCGCCGCCAGAGTCCCTCGCGAGTTGAGGTTCGCCCCGTTCTCCGGTAGCCGAGCGGTGGCTGCCGGCCTGGCCACCTGGCAGATGCTCCGTGGCCCTGCCTGGCAACGGCTGCTTCCCGACGTCTACGTGGAGGCGGCGGCGTTCGACCCCGACGACCACCGGATGTGGTGCGAGGCGGTGGCGGTGAAGCTGCCCGTCGGCGGGGCGATCAGCGGACTGAGCGCCGCGTACCTGTGGGGTGTCGGCCTGCTCCCCCGTAGGAGCCCGGTGCACGTCACCCTGCCTCGCTCGGCCAGACTCGGCGCGCACCCCCGGCTGGCCGTCTCCCGTCGCGCGCTCGACCCGACCGACATCACCGTTTCGTTCGGCGGTATCGCGTTGACCACCGAGATACGCACGGCGTTCGACCTGGGCCGTCTGCTGCCCCGGGCCGACGCGCTCGCCGCACTCGACGCCATGCTGCACCGCCGTCTGCTGCGCGCTGAAGCCCTCACCGGCTACCTCGACACCAACACCGGCGGACGTGGCATCGCCCAACTGCGCGAACTCGTCACGCTCGCCGAGCCGTTGGCCGAGTCGCCGATGGAGTCGCGGCTCCGGCTCGTGCTGCACGATGCCGGCCTGCCCCGCCCGACAGTGCAGTACGAAGTACGCCGGCCGGCGCAGCAGGCGAGGCCGCCGCAGGCGAGGCCGCAACGGCATACGACATCGCGACGACAGGCATCGGATGGTGCCGGCCGGGGTCGCTTAATTGCTCGGGTCGATCTTGCCTACCCGCAGTGGCGGATCGCCATCGAGTACGAGGGTGACCACCATCGGGAGCGGGCGACGTTCCGCCGTGACGTGGGTCGGTACAACGCGCTGCGGGCCGCCGGCTGGCTCGTACTGCGCTTCACTGCGGACGACGTCCTCCGGCAAAGCGGACAACTCGCCCGGATGGTCCGGCAGGCCATCGCCGAGCAACGCCAGTGA
- a CDS encoding winged helix-turn-helix domain-containing protein, which produces MTTPKYERVASAIRAQIRSGELRPGDQLPTTQGLIEHYGVSYGSVRTALLILKAEGLIEGRQGEGVFVREQSDR; this is translated from the coding sequence ATGACCACGCCGAAGTACGAACGGGTGGCTTCCGCCATCCGAGCCCAGATTCGCTCAGGCGAGCTACGACCCGGTGACCAGCTGCCGACGACGCAGGGGCTCATCGAGCACTACGGCGTGTCGTACGGCTCGGTCCGGACGGCTCTGCTGATCCTCAAGGCCGAAGGTCTGATCGAAGGCCGCCAAGGCGAGGGTGTCTTCGTGCGGGAGCAGTCGGATCGATGA
- a CDS encoding cyclase family protein has product MGTPTEKRFVELSHVVRDGMVTYPGLPAPAITEWLSREASAERYAAGTTFRINQITMIGNTGTYLDAPSHRWSDGADLAGLPLEKLADLPGVVVRVPSATRAVDAALLRPHLAGAAVVDGTVVGGTAAGDGTAAGGALAGRAVLLDTGWSAHFGTERYAAPDHPYLTADGAELLVSAGVALVGIDSINIDDTAPSANGARPAHSILLAAGIPIVEHLRGLGELPAYGFRFSAVPPMFAGLDTAPVRAYAIVD; this is encoded by the coding sequence ATGGGCACACCGACCGAGAAACGGTTCGTCGAACTCAGCCACGTCGTCCGGGACGGCATGGTCACCTATCCGGGGCTACCCGCCCCGGCGATCACCGAGTGGCTCAGCCGGGAGGCATCGGCCGAGCGGTACGCGGCCGGCACCACGTTCCGGATCAACCAGATCACGATGATCGGCAACACCGGAACGTACCTGGACGCCCCGTCGCACCGCTGGTCCGACGGGGCGGACCTGGCCGGGCTGCCGCTGGAAAAGCTGGCTGATCTGCCCGGCGTGGTGGTCCGGGTGCCGTCCGCCACGCGAGCGGTGGACGCCGCGCTGCTGCGCCCGCACCTGGCCGGGGCAGCCGTCGTCGACGGCACGGTCGTCGGCGGCACGGCCGCTGGCGACGGCACGGCCGCCGGCGGGGCGCTGGCGGGACGGGCGGTGCTGCTGGACACCGGCTGGTCGGCACACTTCGGCACCGAGCGGTACGCCGCCCCGGACCACCCGTACCTGACGGCAGACGGGGCGGAACTGCTGGTCTCGGCAGGAGTCGCCCTGGTCGGCATCGACTCGATCAACATCGACGACACCGCGCCCTCGGCCAACGGTGCCCGGCCGGCGCACAGCATCCTGCTGGCCGCCGGGATCCCGATCGTCGAGCACCTACGTGGGCTGGGCGAGCTACCGGCGTACGGGTTCCGGTTCAGCGCCGTACCGCCGATGTTCGCCGGGCTGGACACCGCGCCGGTCCGCGCGTACGCCATCGTCGACTGA